From the genome of Ziziphus jujuba cultivar Dongzao chromosome 6, ASM3175591v1, one region includes:
- the LOC132804148 gene encoding coiled-coil domain-containing protein SCD2-like yields MEAFELSPEESEDVLFKEAWLTYFWRRAKVHGIEEDIAKERLQFWINCSGQSPTSHDAVDGSIDASKQLAGSIFAFITWMHTTGFGSSGWKIIFRAKRLLWKRFKIV; encoded by the exons ATGGAGGCGTTTG AGCTGAGTCCAGAGGAATCTGAAGATGTTCTTTTCAAAGAG GCATGGCTTACATACTTTTGGAGAAGAGCCAAAGTTCATGGTATAGAGGAGGACATTGCCAAAGAAAGACTCCAGTTTTGGATTAACTGCAGTGGACAGTCACCGACATCACATGATGCTGTTGATG GATCCATAGATGCATCAAAACAGCTTGCCGGGTCTATTttcgccttcataacttggatgcatacaACAGggtttggatcttcgg GATGGAAAATCATCTTTCGAGCTAAGCGTTTGTTATGGAAAAGATTCAAAATTGTATAA